One part of the Hydrogenobacter sp. T-2 genome encodes these proteins:
- a CDS encoding PmeII family type II restriction endonuclease, with protein sequence MDIEVLLKDVRDYCEENIVKFHEKRILKLAQAKLTDIIKRKNPYLYKAKGMENAYEIVKGLVDYYLASQEETIFGNWLEELAIFVCSRVYCGRKSSSEGIDLEFEREGVRYFVSIKSGPNWGNSSQIKQMEKHFEKIKRILPKGIKAEFVEGCCYGRCGVINRGFYYKYCGKDFWELISGIEDFYILVVEPIGYKAKEKNEEYQVEYEKLLNRLTKDFSNLFCRKDGSINWETILKFTSLKDYKLKRRGV encoded by the coding sequence ATGGATATTGAGGTCCTTTTAAAGGATGTAAGGGATTATTGCGAGGAAAATATTGTAAAGTTTCATGAAAAGCGTATCTTAAAACTTGCTCAAGCCAAGCTGACTGATATAATTAAGCGTAAAAATCCTTATCTATACAAAGCTAAAGGAATGGAGAATGCTTACGAAATAGTTAAAGGTTTGGTTGACTACTATCTTGCATCTCAGGAGGAGACCATATTCGGTAATTGGCTTGAAGAGCTTGCCATATTCGTGTGTAGCAGGGTTTACTGCGGAAGAAAATCCTCGTCTGAAGGCATAGACCTTGAGTTTGAAAGAGAGGGCGTTAGATACTTTGTTTCCATAAAATCGGGTCCTAATTGGGGCAATAGCTCTCAGATAAAGCAAATGGAAAAACATTTTGAGAAAATAAAGAGGATTTTACCTAAAGGTATAAAGGCAGAGTTTGTGGAAGGTTGTTGCTATGGAAGATGTGGAGTTATAAACAGGGGCTTTTACTATAAATACTGTGGGAAAGATTTTTGGGAATTGATAAGCGGTATAGAAGATTTTTACATTCTTGTGGTTGAACCCATAGGATATAAAGCAAAGGAAAAGAACGAAGAATATCAAGTTGAATACGAAAAGCTATTAAATAGGCTCACTAAGGATTTTTCTAACCTGTTTTGTAGAAAAGATGGTTCAATAAATTGGGAAACCATTTTAAAGTTTACATCCTTAAAGGACTATAAACTCAAGAGAAGAGGGGTTTAA
- the gyrB gene encoding DNA topoisomerase (ATP-hydrolyzing) subunit B yields the protein MGKKREENIQREYQATDIKAVTGLEHVRLRPSMYIGDIGERGLHHLIWEILDNAVDEHMAGYASHINLIIHADGSITVEDDGRGIPVDIHPDTGLPAVQMVFTMLGAGGKFDKKVYRYSGGLHGVGASVVNALSEWLMVEVYRDGKIHKQEYRRGEPLYEVKVVGNTTKRGTKVVFKPDPEIFETTKIKFDIVERRIRELAYLNPECTFRLVDERSGKDLTYKFDKGIEDLVKFLCGGKEQLFDQVIRIRGEKDGVDVDIAFTYTKDYRESVETFVNNIKTLEGGTHLTGFRSGLTKAVMKVLPNIKLQKELKETITGEDLREGLVAVISCKVPEPQFEGQTKTKLGNQNVKNIVESITYEYLSEYFDKNRDIFRLIVEKAVEAALAREAAKKAKELVRRKSPLEDSSLPGKLADCSERDPSKCEIFIVEGESAGGSAKQGRDRRTQAILPLRGKILNVEKARLDKVFANEEVKTIVSSLGCGIGEDLDLSKLRYHKIILMTDADVDGSHIRTLLLTFFYRYMPKLIDAGHLYIAQPPLYRIKKGKRSQYVKDDRELESILLKTLEEEAVLIDQSGAEYRGENLSQVLKQVKEIEEGYRAMARLKGEEVLKALLIAGITEETLRDSSLLGEKVKELEKLLSDMAIDTHYDRLEDAYEIVFKDKMTNRRVMVDVDFLSSLSYRSLLEGSRVKFPVKIVYERKSVEVESPQDLYSKAMELVKESFEIQRYKGLGEMNPEQLWETTMNPATRRLLRVSIEDAAEADRILSILLGEEVEPRREFIEAYAREVRNLDI from the coding sequence ATGGGAAAGAAAAGGGAAGAAAACATCCAAAGGGAATACCAAGCAACAGACATAAAGGCAGTCACTGGTCTTGAGCATGTCCGCTTAAGACCCTCTATGTATATAGGAGACATAGGTGAGAGGGGGCTTCATCATCTCATATGGGAAATACTTGACAACGCAGTGGACGAGCATATGGCTGGTTATGCCAGCCACATAAACCTTATAATCCATGCGGACGGTTCTATAACGGTAGAGGATGACGGAAGGGGTATACCCGTAGACATTCACCCAGATACGGGTCTTCCTGCGGTTCAGATGGTCTTTACCATGCTTGGTGCAGGAGGAAAGTTTGACAAAAAGGTCTACAGATACTCTGGGGGTTTGCACGGTGTGGGTGCTTCGGTGGTAAATGCTCTCTCCGAGTGGCTCATGGTTGAGGTCTACAGGGATGGAAAGATACACAAGCAGGAATACAGAAGAGGAGAGCCACTGTATGAAGTAAAGGTGGTAGGTAATACCACAAAGCGTGGGACAAAGGTGGTCTTTAAGCCAGACCCAGAGATATTTGAAACTACAAAGATAAAATTTGACATCGTAGAAAGACGCATAAGGGAGTTGGCATATTTAAACCCTGAGTGCACCTTTAGGCTTGTTGACGAAAGAAGTGGAAAAGACTTAACCTACAAGTTTGACAAGGGTATAGAGGATTTGGTGAAGTTTCTCTGCGGTGGCAAGGAGCAATTGTTTGACCAAGTGATAAGGATAAGGGGTGAGAAAGATGGTGTGGATGTGGATATAGCCTTTACCTATACAAAGGACTACAGAGAGTCTGTGGAAACCTTTGTGAATAACATAAAGACCCTTGAGGGTGGAACGCATCTGACAGGCTTTAGGTCTGGTCTTACAAAGGCGGTTATGAAGGTTTTACCCAATATTAAGCTCCAGAAGGAGCTAAAGGAAACCATAACAGGTGAAGACCTAAGGGAGGGGCTGGTGGCGGTCATATCCTGTAAAGTGCCAGAGCCTCAGTTTGAAGGACAAACAAAGACAAAACTTGGAAACCAAAATGTAAAGAACATAGTGGAGTCCATAACCTACGAATACCTCTCAGAATACTTTGACAAAAACAGAGACATATTTAGGCTTATAGTAGAAAAGGCAGTAGAGGCTGCACTGGCAAGAGAGGCAGCTAAAAAGGCAAAGGAGTTAGTGCGTAGAAAGTCTCCTCTTGAGGACTCTTCTCTTCCAGGCAAGCTGGCGGACTGCTCAGAAAGAGACCCAAGCAAGTGCGAGATATTCATAGTAGAGGGTGAGTCCGCAGGAGGCTCTGCCAAGCAGGGAAGAGACAGAAGAACTCAGGCAATCCTGCCTCTTAGAGGAAAAATACTCAACGTGGAAAAGGCAAGGCTTGACAAGGTCTTTGCTAACGAAGAGGTAAAGACCATAGTTAGCTCTCTTGGCTGTGGTATAGGTGAAGACTTAGACCTTTCAAAGCTCAGGTATCACAAAATAATCCTAATGACGGATGCGGACGTGGACGGCTCACACATAAGGACTCTACTTCTTACCTTTTTCTACAGGTATATGCCAAAGTTAATAGACGCAGGACATCTATACATAGCACAGCCACCACTTTACAGGATAAAGAAGGGCAAAAGGTCTCAATACGTGAAGGATGACAGAGAGCTTGAAAGCATTCTCCTCAAAACCCTTGAAGAGGAGGCAGTCCTCATAGACCAAAGTGGGGCAGAATACAGAGGAGAAAACCTCTCGCAGGTCCTAAAGCAGGTAAAGGAAATTGAAGAAGGCTATAGAGCTATGGCAAGGCTAAAGGGAGAAGAAGTCCTCAAGGCTCTTCTCATTGCAGGTATTACAGAGGAAACTCTAAGGGATTCTTCTCTTCTTGGCGAAAAGGTAAAGGAGCTTGAGAAACTGCTCTCTGACATGGCTATAGATACCCACTACGATAGGCTTGAGGATGCCTACGAGATAGTTTTCAAAGACAAGATGACTAACAGAAGGGTTATGGTAGATGTGGACTTTCTCTCTTCTCTGTCCTACAGGTCTCTTCTTGAGGGTTCAAGGGTAAAGTTCCCTGTGAAAATAGTCTACGAAAGGAAGTCTGTAGAAGTGGAAAGCCCGCAGGACCTTTATTCTAAAGCTATGGAGTTGGTAAAGGAGTCCTTTGAAATACAAAGATATAAGGGTCTTGGGGAGATGAACCCAGAACAGCTTTGGGAAACCACCATGAACCCTGCCACAAGAAGACTTCTCAGAGTTAGCATAGAGGATGCAGCAGAGGCGGACAGGATACTCTCCATACTCTTGGGAGAAGAGGTAGAGCCAAGAAGAGAGTTTATAGAGGCCTACGCAAGAGAGGTGAGAAACCTTGATATTTAA
- a CDS encoding bis-aminopropyl spermidine synthase family protein → MSILVELASRARELGGVRVYKKNIERVLSALLKSGDFWEIVDMSDLPVPAASGIIKTLVEKGIAFIDDEENIRLTQKGFDLVRDLGIEPYVEYVCQACEGRGIPFYVDIEFYREFLQITKDRPNAIRDYDQGSVTPETTVARVLFMDSRGDLRNKDILVLGAEDDLTGLAVALSRKARSVLVIDIDKRLIDFDNRIFKELGIDNAEARVWDLRNPFPQEILGHYDVFVSDPPETLPAFRAFIGRGIATLREDGGVGYFGLTLRDSSVFRWRDFQVALTTEFGVAITDIVQDFNAYITWDYHAETKAAEVAPVKRQPKGVWYRSAWYRVEALPGFKRWNEPISDDVFYLDEEGSTT, encoded by the coding sequence TTGAGCATCCTTGTGGAGCTTGCCAGTAGGGCAAGGGAATTGGGTGGTGTTAGGGTTTACAAAAAGAACATAGAGCGTGTGCTTTCCGCACTTCTCAAAAGTGGAGACTTTTGGGAAATAGTGGATATGTCCGACCTGCCTGTGCCTGCAGCCTCTGGCATAATAAAGACCTTGGTGGAAAAGGGTATAGCCTTTATAGATGACGAGGAAAACATAAGGCTCACTCAAAAGGGTTTTGACTTGGTGAGAGACCTTGGCATAGAGCCATATGTGGAATATGTGTGCCAAGCCTGTGAGGGCAGAGGCATTCCCTTTTATGTGGACATAGAGTTTTATAGAGAGTTTCTTCAAATTACAAAGGACAGACCCAATGCCATAAGGGACTACGACCAAGGCTCTGTCACGCCAGAGACCACGGTGGCAAGGGTGCTCTTTATGGACTCTAGAGGCGACCTAAGAAACAAGGATATTCTTGTCTTGGGTGCAGAGGATGACCTTACTGGTCTGGCGGTAGCCCTCTCAAGGAAGGCTCGCAGTGTTCTGGTTATAGACATAGATAAGAGATTAATTGACTTTGACAACAGGATTTTCAAAGAGCTTGGCATAGATAATGCAGAGGCAAGGGTCTGGGACTTGAGAAACCCATTCCCTCAAGAAATATTGGGGCACTATGATGTTTTTGTCTCAGATCCACCAGAGACCTTGCCTGCCTTTAGAGCTTTTATAGGTAGAGGCATAGCAACCCTTAGAGAGGATGGTGGTGTAGGCTATTTTGGTCTAACTCTTAGAGACTCTTCTGTTTTTCGTTGGAGAGACTTCCAAGTAGCTTTGACCACAGAGTTTGGCGTAGCCATAACGGATATAGTCCAAGACTTTAACGCCTACATAACTTGGGACTACCATGCGGAGACAAAAGCGGCAGAGGTTGCCCCAGTAAAAAGACAGCCTAAGGGAGTATGGTATAGGTCTGCGTGGTATAGAGTGGAGGCACTTCCTGGCTTCAAAAGGTGGAACGAGCCCATATCTGATGATGTCTTTTATCTTGATGAAGAGGGTTCAACCACTTGA
- the rsmI gene encoding 16S rRNA (cytidine(1402)-2'-O)-methyltransferase produces the protein MGKLYVVATPIGNLKDITLRALEVLQSVNFIACEDTRRTLILLNHYNIKDKKLISYYEPKESVQVPKVLKLLEKEDVALVSDSGMPSISDPGYRLIRACVEKGIPVEVIPGPSAVLTALVGSGLPTDRFTFVGFLPRKGLEKFFEELKVYKDSTIIAFESPNRVVKSLQVMEKVYGSEVPLCVARELTKIHEEYIRGKLSEVLKDLESRGEIKGELVVVWRLL, from the coding sequence ATGGGAAAGCTCTATGTGGTTGCCACTCCCATAGGAAACTTAAAAGACATTACCCTAAGAGCCCTTGAGGTGCTCCAAAGCGTTAACTTCATAGCCTGCGAAGACACGCGCAGAACTTTGATACTTCTTAACCACTACAACATAAAGGACAAAAAACTCATATCCTACTACGAGCCAAAGGAAAGCGTGCAAGTGCCAAAGGTTCTAAAGCTCCTTGAAAAGGAAGACGTTGCCCTTGTGTCAGACTCTGGCATGCCCTCCATCTCAGACCCAGGATACAGACTAATAAGAGCATGTGTGGAAAAGGGTATACCAGTAGAGGTAATCCCTGGACCCAGTGCTGTCCTTACTGCCCTTGTAGGCTCTGGTCTTCCAACAGATAGGTTTACCTTTGTAGGCTTTCTGCCAAGGAAAGGGCTTGAAAAGTTCTTTGAGGAGCTAAAGGTTTACAAGGATAGCACCATAATAGCTTTTGAATCACCCAACAGAGTGGTAAAAAGTCTACAGGTTATGGAGAAGGTATATGGCTCGGAAGTTCCTCTTTGTGTGGCACGTGAGCTTACAAAGATACACGAGGAGTATATAAGGGGCAAGCTCTCTGAGGTCCTAAAGGATTTGGAAAGTAGGGGAGAAATAAAGGGAGAGCTGGTAGTGGTGTGGAGGCTATTATAA
- a CDS encoding nucleotidyltransferase domain-containing protein, translated as MRLTEEEKRALKKALEGFEGEVYIFGSRLREDLKGGDIDILLIPKNPENPVELALRVQTKFLLECDQSIDVLVYRDTEFYREVLKNAKRISLEEL; from the coding sequence ATGCGTTTGACAGAGGAAGAAAAAAGAGCCCTTAAGAAGGCTTTGGAAGGCTTTGAAGGGGAGGTTTATATATTTGGTTCAAGGCTGAGAGAAGACCTGAAGGGTGGAGATATAGATATTTTGCTAATTCCCAAAAACCCTGAAAACCCAGTGGAGCTTGCACTAAGGGTTCAAACCAAGTTTCTTTTGGAATGCGACCAGAGTATTGATGTGTTGGTATACAGAGACACGGAGTTTTATAGAGAGGTTTTGAAGAATGCAAAAAGAATTTCTCTTGAAGAGCTTTGA
- a CDS encoding DNA-methyltransferase gives MRPQVYLYHGDCLEVLKKIPDESVGLIFTSPPYADRRKNTYGGIHPDKYVEWFLPRAREFYRVLKKDGSFVLNIKERVVNGERHTYVIELILALKREGWLWIEEYVWHKKNCYPGKWPNRFRDAWERLLHFTKSKRFKMFQDAVKVPIGSWAEKRLSKLSKNDLIRFNSNTRSGFGKRVINWLGKDWVYPTNVLHLSTECSFKGHSAVFPVELPEWFIKLFTQEGDTVLDPFMGSGTTCVASYRLGRNCIGIDIVPEYVKLAEERLTKEANFNQLNLVKHGY, from the coding sequence ATGAGGCCTCAAGTTTATCTCTATCATGGGGACTGTCTTGAGGTTCTTAAGAAAATACCTGACGAAAGCGTTGGCCTTATATTTACTTCACCTCCTTATGCGGATAGAAGGAAAAACACTTACGGCGGAATACATCCAGACAAGTATGTGGAATGGTTTTTGCCAAGGGCGAGAGAGTTCTACAGAGTCCTTAAAAAGGACGGCTCTTTTGTATTAAACATAAAGGAAAGAGTTGTAAATGGAGAGAGACACACCTATGTGATAGAGTTAATTCTTGCTCTTAAGAGGGAAGGGTGGCTATGGATTGAGGAATACGTATGGCATAAGAAGAATTGCTATCCGGGTAAGTGGCCCAACAGGTTCAGAGATGCTTGGGAAAGGCTCTTGCATTTTACCAAAAGTAAAAGGTTCAAGATGTTTCAGGATGCGGTAAAGGTGCCAATAGGAAGTTGGGCGGAAAAAAGGCTTTCCAAACTTAGTAAAAATGACCTTATAAGGTTTAACTCAAATACTCGCTCAGGTTTTGGAAAAAGAGTCATAAACTGGCTTGGCAAGGACTGGGTGTATCCAACAAACGTTCTACACCTGTCTACAGAATGTAGTTTTAAGGGGCATAGTGCGGTGTTTCCAGTGGAACTTCCAGAGTGGTTTATAAAACTGTTTACCCAAGAAGGAGACACTGTCCTTGACCCTTTCATGGGAAGTGGAACTACATGTGTGGCAAGTTATAGGCTTGGAAGGAATTGTATAGGCATAGACATAGTTCCTGAATATGTAAAGCTGGCAGAGGAAAGGTTAACAAAGGAAGCTAATTTTAATCAATTAAACTTGGTAAAGCATGGATATTGA
- the bioA gene encoding adenosylmethionine--8-amino-7-oxononanoate transaminase, whose product MEKLELWDKEYFWHPFTQMKVYREEENLIFERGEGVYLYDIKGRRFIDAISSLWCNVHGHNHPKLNKALIDQLQKVAHTTTLGSSNVPAILLAKRLVEIAPKGLTKVFYSEDGAEAVEIAIKLAYQYWGNKGEKRKAFITLSEAYHGDTLGAVSLGGIDLFHGTYKDLLFESIKLPSPYLFCKEKYGRLCDECKQELLNMLEEILKSREDIVAVSLEAGIQGAAGMLPFPRGFLRGVRELTRKYNTLLIVDEVATGFGRTGTMFYCEQEEVSPDFMCLGKGITGGYLPLAATLTTEEVFNAFLGEFGELKHFYHGHTYTGNNLACAVALANLEVFEEERTLEKLQPKIEHLRKRLEEFWELKHVGDVRQLGFMAGIELVKDKKTGERFPYGERTGFKVGYKCRERGVFLRPLGDVMVLMMPLVISIEEMDHVLDTLKWAIGSL is encoded by the coding sequence ATGGAAAAACTTGAACTTTGGGACAAGGAATACTTTTGGCATCCCTTTACACAGATGAAGGTCTACAGAGAGGAAGAAAACCTCATCTTTGAAAGGGGAGAGGGTGTGTATCTTTATGATATAAAGGGTAGAAGGTTCATAGATGCCATATCCTCCCTATGGTGCAACGTGCACGGACACAACCATCCAAAGCTAAACAAGGCGTTAATTGACCAACTTCAGAAGGTGGCACACACCACAACACTTGGAAGCTCCAATGTGCCAGCTATCCTCTTGGCTAAAAGGCTCGTGGAAATAGCACCAAAGGGGCTTACAAAGGTCTTTTATTCGGAGGATGGTGCGGAGGCGGTGGAAATTGCCATAAAGCTGGCATACCAATACTGGGGGAATAAGGGAGAGAAAAGAAAAGCCTTTATTACCCTATCAGAAGCCTATCACGGAGACACGCTGGGTGCGGTTAGTCTTGGGGGCATAGACCTCTTTCATGGAACATACAAAGACTTACTTTTTGAAAGCATTAAACTTCCATCGCCCTACCTCTTTTGCAAAGAAAAATACGGAAGGCTTTGCGATGAGTGTAAGCAAGAGCTTTTGAATATGCTTGAGGAAATACTCAAGAGCAGAGAAGATATAGTGGCGGTGAGCTTGGAAGCAGGCATTCAAGGTGCAGCGGGCATGCTACCCTTTCCAAGAGGCTTTCTAAGAGGTGTTAGAGAACTCACAAGGAAATACAACACTCTGCTTATAGTGGATGAGGTGGCAACAGGTTTTGGAAGAACTGGCACTATGTTTTACTGCGAGCAGGAGGAAGTAAGCCCGGACTTTATGTGCCTTGGCAAGGGAATAACGGGTGGATATCTGCCTCTGGCAGCAACCTTAACCACCGAAGAGGTCTTTAATGCCTTTCTTGGAGAGTTTGGAGAGCTAAAGCACTTTTATCATGGACACACCTACACGGGCAACAACCTTGCCTGTGCGGTAGCTCTGGCAAACTTAGAGGTCTTTGAAGAGGAGAGAACCCTTGAAAAGCTCCAGCCAAAGATAGAACATCTCAGAAAGAGGCTTGAAGAGTTTTGGGAACTTAAGCATGTAGGAGACGTGCGTCAGCTTGGCTTTATGGCAGGTATAGAGTTGGTAAAAGATAAAAAAACTGGTGAAAGGTTTCCTTATGGGGAGAGAACAGGCTTTAAAGTGGGTTATAAATGCAGAGAAAGAGGCGTATTTTTGAGACCTTTGGGGGATGTTATGGTCTTGATGATGCCTTTAGTGATTAGTATTGAGGAAATGGACCATGTTTTGGATACCTTGAAGTGGGCTATTGGAAGTTTGTAG
- a CDS encoding RNA-guided endonuclease TnpB family protein — MYRAIEVSCPTTKRKSTLIAHVLKLYRKTAQLVANFQWFLFFKTGSFNRKANIKHLNCPLSERFKSTIQYHVVVPTLESFIANVQERFKEIVSASTLPEKTKRVLLYLNSRKEWLIPKSEKALWIYKDKNKHEYEMVKEERLLAKKIFKHILKSWKKPSFRGISMLLDSKCALLERPKRAKAFDLWIRLSTHEKRKPIYLPVKLHEYFEERGGKLTSMVQIAEDGKLRLVKEIERKEIAFSGEVALDFGMECFLVSDRGDLFGRKFYSKVREYADKIDRIQREIQRRGKKPTESRRYLRLQRRLSEYVKNEVRRVINRVIELYRPRRLVLENLRGFLQRVINNFPKSIKRVLIRFGLGEIRRKLKEISEEYGIEVVYVNPAYSSQACSNCGYVDKENRKARSEFECKLCNRKLHADVNASRNLLSRAKWSLHLHRMEKALTKQVEVFIKNLFSERFKCLWSKALGLIERNPYFQSVPKPEAWVSVSKRDVCPC, encoded by the coding sequence ATGTATAGGGCTATTGAAGTCTCTTGCCCTACCACAAAGAGAAAAAGCACCCTTATAGCTCATGTCCTAAAGCTATACAGAAAAACCGCACAGCTCGTGGCAAACTTCCAGTGGTTTCTCTTCTTCAAAACTGGCTCCTTTAACAGAAAAGCTAACATAAAACACTTAAACTGCCCACTTTCAGAAAGGTTCAAGTCCACTATCCAATACCATGTGGTAGTCCCTACACTGGAAAGTTTTATTGCCAATGTCCAAGAAAGGTTCAAAGAGATAGTCTCTGCCTCAACTCTTCCTGAAAAGACAAAAAGAGTTCTCCTTTATCTCAACTCCAGAAAGGAATGGCTTATTCCAAAAAGTGAGAAAGCCCTGTGGATATACAAAGACAAAAACAAGCATGAGTATGAGATGGTCAAGGAAGAAAGACTGCTTGCTAAGAAGATATTCAAGCATATTCTCAAAAGCTGGAAAAAGCCAAGTTTTAGAGGTATCTCTATGCTTTTAGACAGCAAGTGTGCCTTGCTGGAAAGACCAAAGAGAGCAAAAGCCTTTGACCTCTGGATAAGGCTGTCAACTCATGAAAAAAGAAAGCCTATATATCTGCCTGTGAAACTTCATGAGTATTTTGAGGAAAGAGGTGGAAAGCTAACAAGCATGGTTCAGATAGCAGAGGATGGCAAACTAAGGCTTGTGAAGGAGATAGAGAGGAAGGAGATAGCTTTCAGTGGAGAGGTAGCCCTTGACTTTGGCATGGAGTGTTTTCTTGTTTCAGACAGAGGAGACCTCTTTGGCAGGAAGTTTTACAGCAAGGTCAGGGAGTATGCGGATAAGATAGACAGAATTCAAAGAGAGATACAAAGGAGAGGGAAAAAGCCAACAGAGAGCAGAAGGTATTTAAGACTTCAACGCAGGCTAAGTGAGTATGTGAAGAATGAGGTAAGGAGGGTAATAAACAGGGTTATAGAGCTATACAGACCACGAAGGCTTGTGCTTGAGAACCTAAGAGGATTTCTGCAAAGGGTAATAAACAACTTCCCAAAATCAATAAAGCGAGTGCTTATAAGGTTTGGGCTTGGGGAGATAAGGAGGAAGTTAAAGGAGATAAGCGAGGAATATGGCATAGAGGTGGTGTATGTAAATCCTGCCTACAGTTCGCAGGCATGTAGTAATTGTGGGTATGTAGACAAAGAAAATAGGAAGGCAAGGAGTGAGTTTGAGTGTAAGCTATGCAATAGAAAACTCCATGCGGATGTGAATGCAAGCAGGAATCTGCTTAGCCGTGCTAAGTGGAGCTTGCATTTACACCGTATGGAGAAAGCCCTCACTAAGCAAGTGGAGGTTTTCATAAAAAACTTGTTTAGTGAGCGGTTTAAGTGTCTCTGGAGTAAGGCACTGGGATTGATTGAGAGAAATCCTTACTTTCAGTCAGTCCCTAAACCCGAGGCGTGGGTAAGTGTCTCTAAAAGGGATGTTTGTCCATGCTAA
- the ygfZ gene encoding CAF17-like 4Fe-4S cluster assembly/insertion protein YgfZ: MRWIRLKRGKIKVYGKQGKLLPKGMAEEHTAFLHNLLSNDIRGMKENTLTYNLWLRQNGFPIGEFYVYKLADHYLLDTPLDVSHVIEEFNRLKLSMRVYFETLDMEHIFLFGEGVREFIRERFGVELGDFEVKSLDNMLLTRNPIRLREEGYEIIGQVSELPLDTKDMLSEEEYEDIRIQRLIPKLGKELREGFSPLEACILKEAISLTKGCYVGQEAIARVYYRGRPARALALLEGEGLREGEKIRTENKDIGIITSVSPRSSLALGYLLRAKVEEQKDFETSEGKRVRVLKLCEESKG; the protein is encoded by the coding sequence ATGCGTTGGATAAGACTAAAAAGAGGCAAGATAAAAGTTTATGGCAAGCAGGGAAAACTTCTCCCGAAGGGCATGGCAGAAGAACATACCGCCTTTCTGCATAATCTTTTAAGCAACGATATAAGAGGTATGAAGGAAAACACACTCACCTATAACCTTTGGCTAAGACAAAACGGTTTTCCCATAGGAGAGTTTTATGTATACAAGCTCGCAGACCACTACCTTCTTGATACGCCTTTGGACGTTAGCCATGTGATTGAGGAGTTTAACCGTCTTAAACTTTCTATGAGGGTCTACTTTGAAACCCTTGATATGGAGCATATTTTCCTATTTGGAGAGGGTGTAAGGGAGTTTATAAGAGAGCGTTTTGGTGTGGAGCTTGGAGATTTTGAGGTGAAATCTCTTGACAACATGCTTTTAACCCGCAATCCTATAAGACTAAGGGAGGAGGGTTATGAGATAATAGGTCAAGTTTCTGAACTTCCATTGGATACGAAGGATATGCTATCTGAGGAGGAATACGAGGACATACGCATCCAAAGGCTTATTCCAAAACTTGGAAAGGAACTAAGGGAAGGTTTTTCTCCTTTGGAAGCCTGTATTTTAAAGGAAGCCATTAGCCTCACAAAAGGCTGTTATGTGGGTCAAGAAGCCATAGCAAGGGTCTATTATAGAGGAAGACCTGCGAGGGCTTTGGCACTCCTTGAAGGAGAAGGTCTAAGGGAAGGAGAAAAGATAAGGACAGAGAACAAAGATATAGGAATTATAACTTCTGTAAGTCCGAGAAGTAGTCTTGCTCTCGGATACCTTTTGAGAGCAAAGGTAGAAGAGCAAAAAGACTTTGAGACAAGCGAAGGTAAGAGGGTAAGAGTTTTAAAACTTTGCGAAGAGTCTAAAGGGTAG
- a CDS encoding universal stress protein, giving the protein MIFKRIVVGIDGSKPGWTAKDYAFELGESLQVPVVGVHIIDNRLLEESFLEDLAGVLGFTYYLGISRKVKDFLEEQANTLIEEFLAEGRQRGVRVSSFQTIGIPYEELVKQADPEDLLIIGRRGKRPIKGFLLSSTAEVVSRRSKSPVMLVPEEKRHIRNICLAYDGGDISKKALELAKELSKLYDARLYALYVGDTPPERPEGVELEVLQGIPEEKIVSHCNEGDVDLLLMGAYSKGKVRELFLGSITSFVLHHINIPLLLVK; this is encoded by the coding sequence TTGATATTTAAGAGGATAGTGGTAGGTATTGACGGCTCAAAGCCCGGCTGGACCGCAAAGGACTATGCCTTTGAGCTGGGAGAGAGTCTTCAAGTTCCTGTGGTGGGAGTTCACATAATAGATAACAGACTGCTTGAGGAGAGCTTTTTAGAGGACTTGGCGGGAGTGCTTGGCTTTACCTACTATCTTGGCATATCTCGGAAGGTAAAAGATTTTTTGGAGGAGCAGGCTAATACCCTTATAGAGGAGTTTCTCGCAGAGGGTAGACAAAGGGGTGTAAGGGTTTCCTCTTTTCAAACCATAGGCATACCCTACGAGGAGCTTGTCAAACAGGCAGACCCAGAGGACTTACTAATTATTGGAAGAAGGGGCAAGCGTCCCATAAAGGGCTTTCTCCTTAGCTCCACCGCAGAGGTAGTCTCAAGAAGGAGCAAGTCTCCAGTTATGCTTGTTCCTGAAGAGAAAAGGCACATAAGAAACATATGCCTTGCCTACGATGGAGGAGACATTTCAAAAAAAGCCCTTGAGCTTGCAAAGGAACTCTCTAAGCTCTATGATGCCAGGCTTTACGCACTTTATGTGGGTGATACGCCTCCAGAAAGACCTGAAGGTGTTGAGTTGGAGGTTTTGCAGGGAATACCAGAGGAAAAGATAGTGAGCCATTGCAACGAGGGAGATGTGGACCTACTGCTTATGGGAGCCTATTCAAAGGGGAAAGTGAGAGAGCTATTTCTTGGAAGTATAACAAGCTTTGTCCTGCACCATATAAACATACCTCTTCTTTTGGTGAAGTAA